One Chlamydia ibidis 10-1398/6 genomic window, GGTTTAATTAGGCATAACGTTGTTCTATGTGGTTTATTTTCAGGTTTTTGTTGTTTTAAAAAATTTGATATAAACTTTTCTTCTTGTTATTGTAATTCCTCTATTACTTTCTGATTCTCAATGACTACGGCTCTTTGGGGCTGTAGTTATTTTTTTGTAATTTTCAAGTTAGGTGGTTTTGATGTCATTTCCTATTGGCAGTAGTGATAGTACTTCTCGGATTTGCTTGATCAGTGATAATGCGGGAGGTGAAGGAGATATCTCTACTGCATCTGGGGTTGACAATGTTGGATATCAGTGTTGTGATGATGAGGGTGCCGCCGGAGATTCTAGAGGAGCATCTTCTGTTGCATTATCAGTTTTAGGTATTGACAATCCCGCATCTAATGGTGTGTGCAATCCGTGTATCTTAAGGCGTACCTTATCCAACACAAGTGTTTGGAGTCAAATACAGGCAGTATCAACTTGCTATGACGATTTAAGCATATGTCAAAGTCCTTGGAAGAGAAATTATCCAGACCTTTTTCGTCTATTCAATACTATTTGGGCACCTTTGAGTTTGTGTATTTCTAATTCCCGTGCTTTTTATACAAGAGATTTCGTTGCAACTTTATTAGGATCTAAGTCTTCAGAAGAAGATGAGGGTTTATTACAGTTATTTTGTCTCGTACAGGGTGGTAGTAATTCTGGGAAAGGAGTTGATCTAGGAATGGCTCCTGGGGTCCTGTCTACTTTGATTTATAACGCTAAGTACTCTCAGCCTGAGGATAACTCAGAATGTTGTGGTGGATCAGAGTGCTGTCTAGGGTTATTGAATAGGATTGCTAGTATTTTTAAGAGAAACCAAATTACCGATAATAGCGAGGATAGATTAAACTTTGAAAGTAATATAAACGGTTTAGAAACTCAATGGGGTAACTTAATACTTCTATTAGCATTAGAAATACTAGGTGTGAATATCGATTCGTTGCTAGCAGCAGAAAAAGTGGCCATTCCTAGTATTTCGAATATACAATTCGCGTGCCAGGATGTATCTAGGCTTTTGAGCAAAATATGTGATCTCTGCACATTAGATGTTTTCTGTGCGGCAGCAACATCAAGTAGATTTGTAGCGACGCATACCTTATGGAGAGAGTGTTTGTTAGAAGGTCTATCAAGTGTCAATGTAGAGGTATCTCCTCAGATGTTGACAGAGAAAGTATTTATGCGTGGAATTCCTGGACGTCTCAGTGCTGCATTAAATATGGAGATGGTCGCTGCTATTTTAGTCAATCTTTCTACTTGCATAGAAGATAAAAGGGGTTGCGCAAATCCTTTGGGTGTATCTTTAGTTTCTAGAGTTCTTTATGATTTGGGTGCCGTTTTGACTAAAGCAGTAGAGAAGAACCAAGAGATAGTTGTAGATTTTCGTACCTTGTTGGAACTACTAGTAATCATTCTATTTTGGCATGGATGTGATGTGACTTCTATGCGTTGTTTTGGTACTTCAAGTTTAGAAGAAAGAGAGGATATTTCTTCATTGATGGCCTGTATTTCTACGCAATTGGATAGCAACTTACAGACAGAGGATTCCCGTAGCATAGGGCCAAATAATCCTTTTGCAGAGATCGCTATGTCATTAATGGGTAGTACCGGATCTCGTGATTAAAATCTTTGCATAAAAGGATGTGGGTAGTTATGGATGTAGGAAAAGTATTTTATTCATGGGAGGTATCATGAAACGCATTCTTTCTGCGTTGTTGTTTTCTTATGTTACTTTGTTTTTGCCTGGTTGTACATTAATTCCAAACGAACATGTAGTTGAACAGAGAGCTAGTTGTGATTCTAACTAGATAATCTGTGATGATCTGTTATAATTACGATGATGGTGTTGGAAAATTAAGATAGTCTGTCTTCGTGATTATAGTAATACAAAGTTACTGTTCTTTAGTTTGTAGTCTGCACTTGTTTTTATTTTTTTCTTTGTTATAACGTAGCTGCAACAGTGGGTTTGCATTCTATCTAGGGAATTGTTTCTTGAAAAGAATGCTAGGTTCCTGGATGGTAATCTCTCTATAGGTAGAGGAAAACTACATAATAAAAATATAAGGACAGCGGTTATGCGAAAGTTATTTTTGTTGGCTTCTTGTGGATTTGTGTCTTTAAGTGCGCTGGTTCTTCCTGGCTGTTCTTTCTGCCCTGGGGGGAGTTATCATCCTAAATTATACACCTCTGGTAGCAAAGCAAAAGGGGTAGTGGCTATGTTGCCAGTTTTCTACCGCTCCGGAAAGTCCTTGGATGTGTTGCCTTGGAATTTACAAACCGAATTTACCGAAGAAATTAGTAAAAGATTGTATGCTTCTGATAAGGTATTCCTTATCAAACATAATGCTAGTCCCCAGATTATTTCCCAGTTTTATGCTCCTTCCGTAACACAGTTTTCTCCAGAGTCCATAACGTCTTTCCTACCTGCAGAGTTTATAGTTGCTACAGAGATTCTTGAGCAAAAGTCTTCGGGGGATGTGTTTGGTCATGATTCTATAACTGCTTCTGTACGTGTACGTGTATTCGATATTCGTCATAATAGGGTTTCTTTAATTTATCAGGAAATTATTGAGTCTACTCAGCCAATAGCGGCTGCCGCGAGCGATTACTATCGTTATGGATGGCCCACAAAACATTTCGATGCAACGCCTATGGGCCTAATGCATAATCGACTGTTTCGTGATATTGTGGGAAGAGTTGAAGGTTACATTTGCGCTAACTACTCATAAGGTATGTTACATTCTTGGCTATTTTTTTTAATATTGATTGTTTTAGCTCTTTGCGCGTCTAGGCGTTTTTTTGTTTGGCCTTGTCCTAATGATAAGACTCCTATTGAGTTGGTGCATGTATTGGCTGGAGCCTCTCTGTTTTTGTTTGCCAGTTTGGGGCTGTCTTTCATGCCTGCATACTCAGATATTACCTTGTGCTCTCTCCATGGGATATTTTTAGCAACAGCTTTTCTTTTTTACTTATTAGGTCTACCTATTAGTGTTACCCGTGGTGTACTTTATTCAGGAGAAAAGACACCAACGACAATTGTTAGATGTCTGTTTCCTGCAGTGCGTATGTGGATTATCGTTGTTGCTTTGACACAGATATTCGGAGCTATTTTAAATAAACTTGTTGGCGCCTTTGTATCTTCAGATTTACTGGAGGCACAACATCTAACTCAAGAAGTACAACAGGACTTGCCTGCAGCGTATAATGTAGCGTTTATTTTCAGCGTAGGTTTATTAATTCCTTTTGCAGAAGAGGTGTTTTTTAGAGGTTTTCTACAAACTTTTTTAAAAAACAAAATGCGGAGGAAATATGCCCTTCTATATACATCCGTTATCTTTGCTCTTTCTCATGTCGAGCGTTCATTAGGGAGCCTGGTTTTTGTTCCCTTGCTATTTATCTTCTCTTTGTGTGCAGGATTTCTATATGAAAAAGAGCGTCACATTGCAGCGCCACTGATCTTACATACCCTCTTTAACATGACAAATATTGGAATGTTATCATTGCAGACAGCATAGAAAAGTAAGCCGGAGAAGCACCCTTAGCAAAAGAGAACCCTGCTTAGGGCTGCTACCTTCCAGTCCTGACCCGGTTCACAGGTGCCTTTTCTTAAGAGGTCCCCAGCTTACCCTTAACTTGATAACACAATTTAGGTTTTACGACAACTAATGCAAGCTAGCCCTTATGGCGACAAAGAAAGGGGGCTATAGTTCTAGGGTCCCCGGATAGTGAAGCAGAGACTTTAATAGGAGCTTCAGAAAAAGGGCATGCGAATTTTATCAAATGCGAGTGAAGAAGAGGACGGAAAATATTTTTAGGTTGTTGTTTAGGACCATAATCTATATCACCAACAATTGGACAACCAAGCGTCTGCATATGTAAACGAATTTGGTGAGTCCGTCCTGTAATGGGAAGACATTTCATTAAAGTGTAACCCCTATAGGTGTCCAACACCGACCACTTCGTGATAGCAATTTTCCCAAGTTCTCTAGTCGTATTACCGAAAAGTACTGCGCCGCAACGACGCGATTTAGGAGCGGTATATGAAGTGATTATTCCTGAAGATTTTTTTGGATGGCCAAAGACTAAAGCTGTATACTGCTTATGTATTTTTCGCTTTTTGAATAGATGCATGAGGAGATCAGCAGATTGCATAGTCTTTGCAAATAGAATGCAGCCAGTTGTATCTCTATCTAATCTATGAACAATGTGTAAACGTACCATCTTCGCAAGATCCTCTGTGGATAAGTGCGAAGGTTTATCATAAATACAAAACTGAGAGGATTCGTAGAGAATCTTTGGTTTTGACCCCGTATGCAAGGATAGCGTGATATGATCTCCTCGATTTACTTTGTAAGACTCGAATCTCTCTATCGAACCATTTACTCGACAACCATGATAACGAATAGACGCAGCAATAGCCTGCTTACTAAGATCAGGGAGATGGGAACGAAGAAAAGATGATAACCTCATCTCACAATCCGCAATCCATGTAAACTCTTGCATATACCCTAAACAATATAAATACTACCTGTCCATCGGTGGATCGGTAAATTTTACGAGAATCCCTATGATAAAGATAGCTTTTTCTGAAAGATTAAAGGATTTTCCTTTGGAAGATTTAAAAAAATGGTTTGTTGAAAACAAACGTAGTTTCCCTTGGCGCGATAATCCTTCCCCCTACTATGTGTGGGTTTCAGAAGTTATGCTTCAACAAACTCGAGCTGAGGTTGTTGTAAAATATTTTCTTAATTGGATGGATTTATTCCCTACAATTGAAGCTCTTGCTAAGGCAAAAGAAGAAGAAGTCATTAAGACTTGGGAAGGATTAGGTTACTATACGCGTGCTCGCAATCTTCTTGAGGGAGCACGTTTGGTTATGGAAAACTTTGGAGGTAATCTTCCTAGTGATCCTGTAGAGTTAAAGAAAATCAAAGGACTTGGCCCTTATACTATCCATGCTATCTTAGCTTTTGCTTTTAAACAAAGAACAGCAGCTGTAGATGGCAATGTCTTAAGAGTAATGAGCCGAGTTTTTTTAATAGAAGCTTCTATTGATTTAGAGTCTACAAAAACTTGGATTTCGCGTATTGTCCAGATTATTTTGCCTAAAAAAGATCCTCAATTAGTTGCCGAAGCTTTAATAGAATTAGGAGCCTGCATATGTAAACGTGCTCCACTATGTGAAAAATGTCCACTGCGTAGTATTTGTGGCGCTTATCAGAAGGGTGAGCAGAGATCTTTGCCTATACGTCATGAAAGGAAAAAAATTATTACATTGTTCCGATGGGTTGCCGTGATTATCTACGGAGATAGTATTGTTCTTGAGCAAAGAAAACCTGAAGAAATCATGGCGGGGCTCTATGAATTTCCTTATATTGAAGTAAATACTTCTCAAGATCTACTTGATACCGAAGCCTTAATAGGACAAATGGAAAACCTTACTGGTGCCAGCTTAACTTTGTGTGGTGATTTTGCTGAACAAAAGCAGTCGTTCACTCATTATAGAGTCCGACTTGTTCCTAAGATTTTGAAAGCGCTATCCCTACCGAAATTGTGCTCTTTATATCCTATCAGTTCTATAGATTCTCTACCGTTTTCTTCAGGGCACAGGAAAATAAAAAATTTGATATTAGAGAATCTTCATAATTATGAAAGCCTTTTGATTTCCGAGGTGTGTAGTCATGACGCATGATGCTTTTGCTCCTTTAATTAATGTTGTTGAAAATATGATTGTTAGACGTATCTGCCCCTGGGCAGATACTCAAGATTTTCATAGCATTACAGAATATATCGTCAACGAATGCCGTGAATTTATTGAAGCTATTAATGAGGGTCAATCTCCTTTAGATATAGCTTCGGAGGCTGGGGATGTGTTGACAACAACATTAATGTTATGTTTTTTACTCGAACGCGAGGGTCTGTGTTCCGTGTCAACAGTTATAGAAGAAACCATAGCTAAGCTAGAACGTCGATCTCCTCATGTTTTTGACCCTAATAATTCGATATCCTTAGAAGAGGCAGAAGCTAGTTGGAAACTTGCCAAACTGCAAGAAAAACAAAACCGTAAGTCAATATGAATTTGAGCGGCGTATGCCGCTAAAGTCGTATAACTACCAGAAGTTTAACAGAAATTTATTCTAAATAGGTTCTTGAGTTTGTTCAACGGGATCGAAATAAGAAAAACCTATAGGTACCGGAGAAGTTTTAGGATGTACGTATTTGTATACAACGATCACAGCGATAGCTAGAGGTACTAGCGCAGCTAATCCAATAGCAGCTAGAGCAGGTATGGAAAAGGCTACAGCAGCACCAGCAGAGGCAGCAATTGTGATTGCAGTTAAAGCAATAGCCACAATTATTAAGACGCGTGCTAAACGTAGTTTTTGATTGTACTCAGCGCCAATTGGGTACTCTTTAGGATAAACTAACGGTCTATTGGTACTGGAGGAACCTTCAGATTCAGGTAAGGTCATAATTTTTAATAGCCTTCTAGTTGCATAATAGTTTCATAGTTTATTTTAAACGATTTCGGTCTTTTATCGTATGAAATTCAATAGTAATTTTGTTGTAGTAAAAATAAATTATCAATCTTAGTGAGATATTAAATTTTTTAATAAAAGGATTTTCTTGCTTACTGTGTCTTTAGGATAAGGGAGATGTGTACGGATTCTCAGCAAATAATTTCTTTAAATATAACTATTTTGTTATATCACATTAAAAAACAGTGTTCTGTGATTAGTGTACGCCCATAGGTTTGCACAGCAATTCATTCCCAAAGTTGTTAATTTGATTTCTATGCAAAAAACTGTAGAGCTTGAGTATTTTGGTCTAAGTGATATTGGCATGGTTCGTACGCGAAATGAAGATTTTTGGCAGGTAAACCTAGATTCTCGCGTTGTAGCAATTGCTGATGGTATGGGAGGTCGTCTAGGTGGAGAAGTAGCCTCTTATGAAGCTGTAGTTAGATTAATCGAAATGATTAACGCGTATCACGAGAATTTAGAAGATCTCGAAGATGAAAAGTATAAAGAAGCTTTACAAATGATTTTATCAAAAGTTAATGGCTTGATTTATGAGCATAGTCTTGTAGAAGCTCATCTAAGAGGAATGGGCACCACATTAAGTTTTATGCATTTCCTTCAGAACAAGGCCTGGCTTTTCCATATAGGTGACAGTAGAATATACCGGTTACGTAATGGGGTTCTGTCCTGTTTGACAGAAGATCACTCCTTAGAGAATCGGTTGAAAAATCGTTATAAACTTCCTAAACAATCAGATAAGATGTATTCTTACCGTCATATTCTGACTAATGTTTTGGGAAGCCGTCCGTATATTGTTCCAGATATTCGTGAAATCACTTACGAAAAAGAAGATCTATATGTGCTTTGTTCTGACGGTCTAACCAACATGGTTTCTGATGCAGATATTAGAGAGATTTTAACTCAGCCCTCCACATTAGAAGAAAGTAGTAACATTCTCATTTCTTTAGCTAACAGTCGTGGGGGATCTGATAACGTCACTGTGGTATTAGTCCGAGTACAATAGTATTTCCTAAGGGACTTTGTCATGATTTATTTGGATAATAATGCCATGGCTCCTCTAGCGCCAGGTCTTCTAGAGTTCTTGCACCAGCTTTTTTCTGATAGGCAGGTATTTGCTAACCCCTCAAGTGTTCATAGTCCTGGGAAATATTCTCGGCAGATTATTCGTGAGACTACGGAATTGATTCAAGAAGTGTTAGGATTTTCAGGTCAGGTTCTCTATACTTCTGGAGCTACTGAAAGTCTAAATTTGGCTATTACCAGTTTAAAGCCGGGTAGTCATGTCATTACTTCAAGTATGGAGCACCCAGCTATTATAGAGACTCTGAAACACGCGAATCTTTCTGTGACCTATCTGGATCCCGAAATTGGTCAGTGTGCCCTTACTCCTAAACAAATAGAAGACAAGATTACACCACAAACTTCTGCCATTGTTCTGGGATGGGCAAATAGCGAAATTGGTGCAAAAACTGATATAACTGCTATTGGAGAAATCGCTTGTAAGCATAACTTATGTTTTATAGTAGATGCTACAGCTATTGTAGGAAGAGAAAAAATAGTAATTCCTAAGAGTGTTACTATGACTATCTTTAGCGGACATAAGTTTCACGCAATGTCCGGAATAGGAGTTCTACTTATTACACCTAAAAATAAAATCACACCTATGTTGTGGGGAGGAGGTCAACAAAATGGACTCCGTTCCGGCACTGAAAATCTTTGGGGGATAGCGTCTCTTCTATATGTTTTTAATGTTTTAAAAGAAAAACAGGAAGAAATAGCAGAAAAGATAGCCAGTTATCGTGATCACTTTGAAAAAAGTGTTAAATCTCAAATTCCAGAAGTAATTATCCATTGTGAGGACAAAGTAAGAGTCAATAATGTATCGGCAATAGCATTTCCTCCTTTAGAGGGAGAAGTAATGCAAATTGCTTTAGATGTTGCTGGAGTTGCTTGTGGTTACGGTTCAGCATGTTCTTCCGGAGCTACCACAGCTTTTAAATCGTTAGTGGCAATGCAAGTAGAGCCCAATATCTCTTTATCAACGTTGCGCTTTTCGTTTAGCTATCTTCTGACTTTCGATGATATTAATCGGGCTGTAGACATTATTGTTAGGGTGTCTGATCAGCTGAAACATGCATGGTTATGATAGCAAATTCTTAATAGAAATACTCTTGATTCCGTATAGGGATATTTCCTTGATTTCTAATAGTAGATTATCTGTAATCACAGATGTTCCTATTTCTGGTGGTGTATCGAGTAGCTGCAAAACGAGCTGAGCTAGAGTATTTACCCCATACTGAGAGAGATGAATGCCTAATTCTTTTTCTATTTCCTTGAGCGGGGTATTTCCGGAGAAAGTTCTTTCAATTAAAGAGATAGTTTTAGGCTTTAGTTGTGCAATATTTGAAGTATTAAATAAGATTTTGAAAATCGCGTTAAGGCTTAGAATTCCCATAGGTTCTCCAGAGGAATTTAAGACTACAGCTACGCTAGAGCAGTTATCTCGAAACTCCTTGAGAATACGGATAAGCTTAGACTTTGCAGTAATAAACCATGGGGAATGTAAGTGGTGAATTAGAGAATCATCTGGGTCTTTGTTTACGAAGTCTTTGGGAAGGGCGATACCAATGATATTTTTTCTCACTTTATGATAGACGGGGACAAACTCAATATCAGTGTTCCTAATAATCTCACATAAATCTCTTACGTTAGCTGACGATGGCAGCATCACTACCTGGTTTAATGTTTGACATACTTGTTCTGCAGAAGTTGCACTCAAAGAAAAAATATTTGTAGCAATGACATTGAAATCTTGTTCCTCATGATGAGTTTCCAAAGCTTTTTGAAATTCATCTCGACTTAATGTAGAGTTCAGTTTTTCTTTTTTGATTTTAAGTAGGTAATACACGCCTTGGGTGAGACTTCCAATG contains:
- a CDS encoding CT253 family lipoprotein, giving the protein MRKLFLLASCGFVSLSALVLPGCSFCPGGSYHPKLYTSGSKAKGVVAMLPVFYRSGKSLDVLPWNLQTEFTEEISKRLYASDKVFLIKHNASPQIISQFYAPSVTQFSPESITSFLPAEFIVATEILEQKSSGDVFGHDSITASVRVRVFDIRHNRVSLIYQEIIESTQPIAAAASDYYRYGWPTKHFDATPMGLMHNRLFRDIVGRVEGYICANYS
- a CDS encoding CPBP family intramembrane glutamic endopeptidase → MLHSWLFFLILIVLALCASRRFFVWPCPNDKTPIELVHVLAGASLFLFASLGLSFMPAYSDITLCSLHGIFLATAFLFYLLGLPISVTRGVLYSGEKTPTTIVRCLFPAVRMWIIVVALTQIFGAILNKLVGAFVSSDLLEAQHLTQEVQQDLPAAYNVAFIFSVGLLIPFAEEVFFRGFLQTFLKNKMRRKYALLYTSVIFALSHVERSLGSLVFVPLLFIFSLCAGFLYEKERHIAAPLILHTLFNMTNIGMLSLQTA
- a CDS encoding RluA family pseudouridine synthase gives rise to the protein MQEFTWIADCEMRLSSFLRSHLPDLSKQAIAASIRYHGCRVNGSIERFESYKVNRGDHITLSLHTGSKPKILYESSQFCIYDKPSHLSTEDLAKMVRLHIVHRLDRDTTGCILFAKTMQSADLLMHLFKKRKIHKQYTALVFGHPKKSSGIITSYTAPKSRRCGAVLFGNTTRELGKIAITKWSVLDTYRGYTLMKCLPITGRTHQIRLHMQTLGCPIVGDIDYGPKQQPKNIFRPLLHSHLIKFACPFSEAPIKVSASLSGDPRTIAPFLCRHKG
- the mutY gene encoding A/G-specific adenine glycosylase, translating into MIKIAFSERLKDFPLEDLKKWFVENKRSFPWRDNPSPYYVWVSEVMLQQTRAEVVVKYFLNWMDLFPTIEALAKAKEEEVIKTWEGLGYYTRARNLLEGARLVMENFGGNLPSDPVELKKIKGLGPYTIHAILAFAFKQRTAAVDGNVLRVMSRVFLIEASIDLESTKTWISRIVQIILPKKDPQLVAEALIELGACICKRAPLCEKCPLRSICGAYQKGEQRSLPIRHERKKIITLFRWVAVIIYGDSIVLEQRKPEEIMAGLYEFPYIEVNTSQDLLDTEALIGQMENLTGASLTLCGDFAEQKQSFTHYRVRLVPKILKALSLPKLCSLYPISSIDSLPFSSGHRKIKNLILENLHNYESLLISEVCSHDA
- a CDS encoding MazG nucleotide pyrophosphohydrolase domain-containing protein, whose product is MTHDAFAPLINVVENMIVRRICPWADTQDFHSITEYIVNECREFIEAINEGQSPLDIASEAGDVLTTTLMLCFLLEREGLCSVSTVIEETIAKLERRSPHVFDPNNSISLEEAEASWKLAKLQEKQNRKSI
- a CDS encoding PP2C family protein-serine/threonine phosphatase, giving the protein MQKTVELEYFGLSDIGMVRTRNEDFWQVNLDSRVVAIADGMGGRLGGEVASYEAVVRLIEMINAYHENLEDLEDEKYKEALQMILSKVNGLIYEHSLVEAHLRGMGTTLSFMHFLQNKAWLFHIGDSRIYRLRNGVLSCLTEDHSLENRLKNRYKLPKQSDKMYSYRHILTNVLGSRPYIVPDIREITYEKEDLYVLCSDGLTNMVSDADIREILTQPSTLEESSNILISLANSRGGSDNVTVVLVRVQ
- a CDS encoding cysteine desulfurase family protein, whose amino-acid sequence is MIYLDNNAMAPLAPGLLEFLHQLFSDRQVFANPSSVHSPGKYSRQIIRETTELIQEVLGFSGQVLYTSGATESLNLAITSLKPGSHVITSSMEHPAIIETLKHANLSVTYLDPEIGQCALTPKQIEDKITPQTSAIVLGWANSEIGAKTDITAIGEIACKHNLCFIVDATAIVGREKIVIPKSVTMTIFSGHKFHAMSGIGVLLITPKNKITPMLWGGGQQNGLRSGTENLWGIASLLYVFNVLKEKQEEIAEKIASYRDHFEKSVKSQIPEVIIHCEDKVRVNNVSAIAFPPLEGEVMQIALDVAGVACGYGSACSSGATTAFKSLVAMQVEPNISLSTLRFSFSYLLTFDDINRAVDIIVRVSDQLKHAWL
- a CDS encoding CNNM domain-containing protein — encoded protein: MINSPFFWLAINVICVILQGFYSMMEMACVSFNRVRLQYYLTKNHKKARYINFLIRRPYRLFGTVMLGVNIALQVGSESSRHCYKALGISPDYAPFTQIFLVVIFAELLPLTISRKIPEKLALWGAPILYYSHYLFYPLIQFIGSLTQGVYYLLKIKKEKLNSTLSRDEFQKALETHHEEQDFNVIATNIFSLSATSAEQVCQTLNQVVMLPSSANVRDLCEIIRNTDIEFVPVYHKVRKNIIGIALPKDFVNKDPDDSLIHHLHSPWFITAKSKLIRILKEFRDNCSSVAVVLNSSGEPMGILSLNAIFKILFNTSNIAQLKPKTISLIERTFSGNTPLKEIEKELGIHLSQYGVNTLAQLVLQLLDTPPEIGTSVITDNLLLEIKEISLYGIKSISIKNLLS